A window from Trinickia violacea encodes these proteins:
- a CDS encoding SMP-30/gluconolactonase/LRE family protein: MIIQPPICVWQVEAELGEGPVWQAKERAVYFVDIKHRHVHRLSVDTGKKITWQAPSEPGFVFPLSGSAFVCGLRDGLYRLDTQDGQFAKVVDVEAELPGNRLNDGLVDLDGRLWFGSMDDSEEQPTGALYRLEENGEVTIRDSGYVITNGPAMSPDQRTLYHADTLEKTLYAFDVDERGDLSCRRVFATVSGSGYPDGMAVDADGFVWVARFGGGRIERYAPDGTLAGQVSFPCPNITKLAFGGDDLRTAYVTTARKGMSPEALRQAPLAGGLFAFRTEVSGQPQAQCTSGLTR, encoded by the coding sequence ATGATCATTCAACCTCCGATTTGCGTCTGGCAAGTCGAAGCCGAGCTTGGCGAAGGGCCGGTTTGGCAGGCCAAAGAGCGAGCCGTCTACTTCGTCGACATCAAGCACCGCCACGTGCACCGGTTGTCTGTCGATACCGGTAAGAAGATCACCTGGCAGGCGCCCTCCGAGCCGGGCTTCGTTTTTCCGCTATCAGGAAGCGCGTTCGTTTGCGGTCTGCGGGATGGCTTGTATCGACTCGATACTCAAGACGGTCAATTTGCCAAAGTAGTCGATGTCGAAGCGGAACTGCCGGGCAATCGCCTCAACGATGGCTTGGTCGACCTCGACGGGCGCCTGTGGTTCGGTTCAATGGACGATTCGGAAGAACAGCCGACGGGCGCCCTCTATCGGCTCGAAGAGAACGGCGAAGTGACGATTCGCGATTCCGGCTACGTCATCACGAACGGCCCGGCGATGAGCCCGGACCAGCGCACGCTCTATCACGCGGACACGCTCGAAAAGACCCTGTACGCGTTCGACGTCGATGAGCGCGGGGATCTGTCATGCCGGCGCGTCTTCGCGACTGTCTCCGGCAGCGGATATCCCGACGGAATGGCAGTCGACGCCGACGGATTCGTTTGGGTGGCGCGCTTCGGAGGCGGACGCATCGAGCGATACGCACCGGATGGAACGCTCGCTGGCCAGGTCTCGTTCCCTTGTCCGAACATCACAAAACTCGCCTTTGGCGGAGACGATCTTCGCACCGCATACGTCACGACTGCACGCAAGGGGATGTCGCCTGAAGCACTGCGGCAAGCGCCGCTCGCAGGTGGTCTGTTTGCGTTTCGTACCGAAGTGTCCGGACAGCCGCAAGCTCAATGCACGAGCGGCTTGACGAGATGA
- a CDS encoding glycoside hydrolase family 3 N-terminal domain-containing protein, with protein sequence MSMNNASEAPLYRNPGAAIEDRVADLLGRMTLEEKIAQLHAAWLKLSPDGNHQWRVADFAQRTTGISIDTLLEHGLGQITRPLGTHTVDPEEGVRALNELQRRMVEETRLGIPVMSHEECLVGLMIKDATLFPAPLNYAATWNPALVEQVGEVIGQQARSIGCHQGLAPVLDVSRDPRWGRTEETLGEDPYLVGVMGYRYVKGLQGEQRDLLATLKHFAGHSASEGGRNHAPVHVGPREFNDVFLLPFEMAVKLADAGSVMPAYHDIDGIPCHADRDLLTGTLREKWGFDGLIVADYAGVNLLYTHHGVARDEASAAAMSFNAGLDIELPGHECALHLKEALARGEITEDTIDTIVRRVLATKFRLGLFERPYADPDKVELRGEGASRVAYQAAVESAVLLCNDGTLPLNVETTSKLAVIGPTPNDPLALLAGYSFPVHLINAGEHAGAAMATPLQALRARFGDARVVYAKGCDVIEARSQGAPVYPGDVEMDDAINEARASLISTSREHIADAVHAAKNADVAVVFVGDLAGLFQSGTVGEGSDTDSLDLPGVQQALLEAVVATGTPTVVVLTGGRPYNLGGLEDKVAGEIMAFAPGEGGADALADLLTGTVNFSGRLPLSVPKSAGAVPYVYNHKLKSAGTPIAFHFGSRYPFGFGLSYTRFEYRGLECKQHEVPIEGGTVELQFEIENVGSRAGTEVVQMYVRDRLASTVRPVRELKGFARVSLEPGVRGKVTMTIPVDMLNFSDEHGNRIVEPGEFEVMVGSSSRDIHLRATVIVVGDGARILPRNWRMLSASSVALDETMSQPDAADSVVAS encoded by the coding sequence ATGTCTATGAACAACGCTTCCGAGGCGCCGCTGTACCGAAACCCCGGTGCCGCGATTGAAGATCGCGTCGCCGACCTGCTTGGCCGCATGACACTGGAAGAGAAGATTGCGCAACTGCACGCTGCCTGGCTCAAACTGTCGCCGGACGGCAATCACCAATGGCGAGTGGCCGATTTTGCTCAACGCACAACGGGCATCTCGATCGATACGCTGCTGGAGCATGGCCTCGGGCAAATCACGCGTCCGCTCGGTACGCACACCGTGGATCCGGAGGAGGGGGTTCGCGCGCTCAATGAACTGCAGCGCCGGATGGTCGAAGAAACCCGGCTGGGGATTCCCGTGATGTCGCACGAAGAGTGCCTGGTCGGCCTCATGATCAAGGACGCCACGCTCTTTCCCGCTCCCCTGAACTATGCGGCCACCTGGAATCCGGCTCTCGTCGAGCAAGTGGGTGAGGTTATCGGCCAGCAGGCGCGCTCGATCGGCTGCCATCAGGGGCTCGCGCCTGTTCTCGACGTATCGCGCGACCCTCGCTGGGGCCGCACTGAAGAGACGCTCGGCGAAGACCCTTATCTCGTCGGCGTGATGGGGTATCGCTACGTCAAAGGGTTACAAGGCGAGCAGCGGGATCTGCTCGCGACGCTCAAGCATTTCGCAGGTCATTCGGCGAGCGAGGGCGGGCGCAATCACGCACCCGTTCACGTCGGGCCACGCGAGTTCAACGACGTTTTCCTACTGCCGTTCGAAATGGCCGTGAAGCTTGCCGATGCAGGATCCGTCATGCCGGCCTATCACGACATCGATGGCATTCCCTGTCATGCGGACCGCGATTTGTTGACGGGGACCTTGCGCGAGAAGTGGGGGTTCGACGGGCTGATCGTCGCGGACTACGCAGGCGTCAATCTGCTTTACACGCATCATGGCGTGGCACGCGACGAGGCCTCGGCTGCCGCGATGTCGTTCAACGCCGGGCTCGATATCGAGCTGCCTGGCCACGAATGCGCCCTGCATTTGAAGGAAGCATTGGCGCGCGGCGAGATCACGGAAGACACGATCGACACGATTGTTCGCCGTGTGCTGGCGACCAAGTTCCGATTGGGCCTGTTCGAGCGCCCCTACGCCGATCCCGACAAGGTGGAGCTGCGAGGCGAGGGCGCTTCGCGGGTAGCCTATCAGGCTGCGGTGGAGTCGGCCGTTCTTCTTTGCAACGACGGCACCCTGCCGCTGAACGTCGAGACCACGAGCAAGCTGGCCGTCATCGGGCCCACGCCAAACGACCCGCTCGCGCTGTTGGCGGGATACAGCTTTCCGGTTCACCTGATCAACGCGGGCGAGCATGCGGGCGCCGCCATGGCGACACCTTTGCAGGCGCTGCGAGCGCGGTTCGGAGATGCACGTGTTGTCTACGCGAAAGGCTGCGACGTGATCGAGGCGCGCAGCCAGGGGGCGCCTGTGTACCCTGGCGACGTGGAGATGGACGACGCGATCAATGAAGCGCGGGCGTCTCTGATTAGCACGAGCAGGGAACACATCGCCGACGCTGTACACGCCGCGAAGAACGCGGACGTTGCCGTCGTCTTCGTAGGCGATCTCGCGGGTCTCTTCCAGTCCGGCACGGTGGGCGAAGGCTCCGATACCGACAGCTTGGACTTGCCCGGCGTGCAGCAGGCGCTCCTGGAAGCGGTGGTGGCAACCGGCACCCCGACGGTCGTGGTACTGACGGGCGGTCGTCCCTACAACCTGGGCGGCCTAGAGGACAAAGTCGCCGGTGAGATCATGGCCTTTGCGCCGGGCGAAGGCGGCGCCGACGCGCTCGCGGACCTTCTGACAGGGACGGTCAATTTCTCCGGCCGCTTGCCGCTGTCCGTGCCCAAAAGCGCGGGAGCCGTGCCCTATGTCTACAACCATAAGCTGAAAAGCGCCGGGACCCCGATAGCGTTTCACTTCGGTTCACGTTATCCATTCGGTTTCGGATTGAGCTACACGAGGTTCGAATACCGTGGCCTGGAATGCAAGCAGCACGAAGTGCCGATCGAAGGTGGAACGGTCGAGCTGCAGTTCGAGATCGAAAACGTCGGGTCTCGAGCCGGCACGGAAGTCGTTCAGATGTATGTCCGCGACCGTCTGGCTTCGACGGTTCGTCCAGTGCGGGAGCTGAAGGGCTTTGCGCGCGTCAGCCTGGAGCCGGGCGTGCGGGGCAAAGTGACGATGACGATCCCCGTCGATATGCTGAATTTCAGCGACGAGCACGGGAATCGCATCGTCGAGCCCGGAGAGTTCGAGGTGATGGTGGGTAGCTCGAGCCGAGACATTCATCTGCGTGCGACAGTGATCGTTGTCGGAGATGGGGCAAGGATTCTGCCTCGCAATTGGCGAATGTTGAGCGCCTCGAGTGTTGCCCTTGATGAAACCATGTCGCAACCCGATGCGGCTGATTCCGTGGTCGCCAGCTAG